The Streptomyces sp. HUAS CB01 genome has a segment encoding these proteins:
- a CDS encoding winged helix-turn-helix transcriptional regulator, translating into MAEHGEHACRQVDGGITRVFGLFGKRWTGLIVSVLMQRPVYFAELRRAIPGISERMLSDRLTELAAAGLVVREVDEGPPLRVAYRLTDAGAALEPALKELGRWAESHLPGGVEDGAC; encoded by the coding sequence ATGGCGGAACACGGAGAGCACGCGTGCCGACAGGTCGACGGGGGCATCACGCGCGTCTTCGGGCTGTTCGGGAAACGCTGGACCGGCCTGATCGTGTCGGTGCTGATGCAGCGGCCGGTCTACTTCGCCGAACTGCGGCGGGCCATCCCGGGAATCAGCGAGCGCATGCTGTCCGACCGGCTGACCGAACTCGCGGCCGCCGGGCTGGTCGTGCGGGAGGTCGACGAGGGGCCGCCGCTGCGTGTCGCCTACCGGTTGACCGACGCCGGAGCGGCGCTGGAGCCCGCCCTCAAGGAACTGGGCCGCTGGGCGGAGTCGCACCTGCCCGGCGGGGTCGAGGACGGAGCCTGCTGA
- a CDS encoding DUF2252 domain-containing protein: MVHDSGGGGHAVSETQTVAYRRTASEEVRIPEVAGFARRVPGGVPDAPKRDGKALRRQVPRSSHDAMVIPEGRPDAVQAVEESSRGRVPELTPIRVGRMAAAPFAFLRGSAGLMAHDLAGTPVTGIAAQICGDAHAANFGLYGDARGSLVIDLNDFDETVVGPWEWDLKRLATSLVLAGREAGADEDVCRKAAFDVAGSYRRTMRLLAKLSVLDAWNAIADEELVSHADARDLVGTLERVSEKAKNNTSARFAARSSEASEDGGRRFVDAPPVLRRVSDAEAAAVATSLAGYLETVSEDRLPLLARYAIHDVAFRVVGTGSVGTRSYVVLLLDHRDEPLVLQVKEARPSVLVPYLPAGFEVPEVPHEGRRVVRGQKRMQVVSDNLLGWTTVEGRPFQVRQFRNRKGSVDPAALAADQVDDYARMTGALLARAHAHSVDPRLVAGYCGKNEELDEAVAGFAVLYADRTEADHADLVAAVRSGRIAAELGV, encoded by the coding sequence ATGGTGCACGACAGTGGGGGAGGCGGTCACGCCGTGAGCGAGACCCAGACGGTGGCGTACCGGCGGACGGCGTCGGAGGAGGTGCGCATACCGGAGGTCGCGGGCTTTGCCCGGCGGGTGCCGGGCGGTGTGCCGGACGCCCCCAAGCGGGACGGCAAGGCCCTGCGCCGGCAGGTGCCGCGTTCGTCCCACGACGCGATGGTGATCCCCGAGGGGCGGCCCGACGCGGTACAGGCCGTGGAGGAGTCCAGCCGGGGCCGGGTCCCCGAGCTCACACCGATACGGGTGGGACGGATGGCGGCCGCCCCGTTTGCCTTCCTGCGCGGCTCCGCCGGACTGATGGCGCATGACCTGGCGGGCACACCGGTCACGGGCATCGCGGCGCAGATCTGCGGCGACGCGCACGCGGCCAACTTCGGTCTGTACGGCGATGCGCGCGGCAGTCTCGTGATCGACCTCAACGACTTCGACGAGACCGTCGTCGGCCCCTGGGAGTGGGACCTCAAGCGGCTGGCCACCTCGCTGGTGCTCGCCGGCCGCGAGGCGGGTGCCGACGAGGACGTCTGCCGCAAGGCCGCGTTCGACGTGGCCGGGTCGTACCGCCGCACGATGCGGCTGCTGGCCAAGCTCTCGGTCCTGGACGCGTGGAATGCGATCGCGGACGAGGAACTCGTCTCGCACGCCGACGCACGCGACCTGGTGGGCACGCTGGAGCGGGTCTCGGAGAAGGCCAAGAACAACACGAGCGCGCGATTCGCCGCCAGGTCGAGCGAGGCGTCGGAGGACGGGGGCCGTCGCTTCGTGGACGCCCCGCCGGTGCTGCGCCGGGTCTCCGACGCCGAGGCCGCGGCCGTCGCCACGTCACTCGCCGGCTATCTGGAGACCGTCTCGGAGGACCGTCTGCCGCTCCTCGCGCGGTACGCGATCCACGATGTGGCCTTCCGGGTCGTCGGTACCGGCAGCGTGGGGACACGGTCGTACGTGGTGCTGCTGCTCGACCACCGGGACGAGCCGCTCGTGCTGCAGGTGAAGGAGGCGCGCCCCTCCGTGCTGGTGCCCTACCTGCCCGCCGGCTTCGAGGTGCCCGAGGTCCCGCACGAAGGCCGCCGTGTGGTGAGGGGCCAGAAGCGGATGCAGGTGGTCAGCGACAACCTGCTGGGCTGGACGACGGTGGAGGGCAGGCCCTTCCAGGTGCGGCAGTTCCGCAACCGGAAGGGCAGTGTGGATCCGGCCGCGCTCGCGGCCGACCAGGTGGACGACTATGCCCGCATGACGGGCGCGCTGCTGGCCAGGGCGCACGCGCACAGCGTCGATCCGCGGCTGGTGGCCGGCTACTGCGGCAAGAACGAGGAGCTGGACGAGGCGGTGGCCGGTTTCGCGGTGCTGTACGCGGACCGGACGGAGGCCGACCACGCCGATCTGGTCGCCGCGGTCCGCAGCGGGCGGATAGCCGCCGAGCTGGGGGTGTGA
- a CDS encoding J domain-containing protein: MTQDAPGGPATRHEDEQDDHRVDDQDDHRVDDQDVQTAQAAQDQPGAAGVREDATEESERAEARLEKAVRAAEQALIEFEIAVETFRVEVENFSRLHHQKLGPMYSRLDELDALIAEARAAKSGDPEDLRKAREARAIVMPMPGVEELFHSWIDSDGLSAEAAAMLTDRPVQPPKRVRPTDEARKLYRELARKAHPDLAQEDTERARREEFITRVNAAYGRGDEALLRELTREWEAGPAPEEPRLGEVEELYARLEWLARRKELLTVVAQDLEESAIGAMLRMAPDDPDRLLDEIAEQLLAQVAEREAELAALVQ, translated from the coding sequence GTGACTCAGGACGCTCCCGGGGGCCCGGCCACCCGGCACGAGGACGAGCAGGACGACCACCGCGTGGACGATCAGGACGACCACCGCGTGGACGATCAGGACGTGCAGACCGCCCAGGCGGCGCAGGACCAGCCTGGCGCCGCCGGCGTGCGCGAGGACGCCACGGAGGAGTCCGAGCGTGCCGAGGCCCGGCTGGAGAAGGCCGTGCGCGCCGCGGAGCAGGCCCTGATCGAGTTCGAGATCGCGGTCGAGACCTTCCGGGTCGAGGTGGAGAACTTCTCCCGGCTGCACCACCAGAAGCTCGGCCCGATGTACTCGCGCCTGGACGAGCTCGACGCGCTGATCGCCGAGGCCCGGGCGGCCAAGAGCGGCGACCCGGAGGATCTGCGCAAGGCCCGGGAGGCGCGGGCCATCGTGATGCCGATGCCCGGCGTCGAGGAGCTCTTCCACAGCTGGATCGATTCCGACGGCCTCTCCGCCGAGGCCGCGGCCATGCTGACGGACCGGCCCGTGCAGCCACCCAAGCGGGTGCGGCCCACGGACGAGGCCCGGAAGCTCTACCGCGAGCTCGCCCGCAAGGCCCACCCCGACCTCGCCCAGGAGGACACCGAGCGGGCGCGCCGGGAGGAGTTCATCACCCGGGTCAACGCCGCGTACGGACGCGGTGACGAGGCGCTGCTGCGGGAGCTGACCCGGGAGTGGGAGGCGGGGCCCGCGCCCGAGGAGCCGCGGCTCGGTGAGGTCGAGGAGCTCTACGCCCGCCTCGAGTGGCTCGCGCGGCGCAAGGAACTGCTGACGGTGGTCGCCCAGGACCTGGAGGAGAGCGCGATCGGCGCGATGCTGCGGATGGCGCCGGACGACCCCGACCGGCTGCTCGACGAGATCGCGGAGCAGCTGCTGGCCCAGGTCGCGGAGCGAGAGGCCGAGCTGGCCGCGCTGGTGCAGTAG
- a CDS encoding rhodanese-like domain-containing protein → MNFAPLPSVDAASVPAGALVLDVREDDEWAAGHVEGALHVPIGDFVARFGEVTEAVADGRRAYVMCRVGGRSAQVTQYLVQQGIDAVNIDGGMQAWDAAGRPMITDSGNPAFVL, encoded by the coding sequence ATGAACTTCGCCCCGCTGCCATCGGTGGACGCCGCTTCCGTGCCCGCCGGTGCTCTGGTGCTCGACGTCCGGGAGGACGACGAGTGGGCGGCCGGCCATGTCGAGGGTGCGCTGCACGTCCCGATCGGCGACTTCGTGGCCCGCTTCGGCGAGGTCACCGAGGCCGTGGCCGACGGCCGCCGAGCCTATGTGATGTGCCGGGTGGGCGGCCGGTCGGCCCAGGTCACCCAGTACCTGGTGCAGCAGGGCATCGACGCGGTGAACATCGACGGCGGCATGCAGGCCTGGGACGCCGCCGGCCGCCCGATGATCACGGACAGCGGCAACCCGGCCTTCGTCCTGTAG
- a CDS encoding acyl-CoA dehydrogenase family protein, whose product MDFTFTEEQQAAVEAARAVFSGVAPDGVPSPALTAGAVADDIDRALWARLAAADLLGLVVGPEHGGAGLEPIALCLVLRESARVLARVPLLETGAVAAAVQRFGASGTASRLLPRVGRGEVVLTAGSSGRTGHDPAELAVTAHRTPGDGAWLLDGVQTAVPWGQCADLIAVPAHAEDGRAVIALVPRSRDGVTLAGQVSTSGELLAEVRLDGVRIDGVDVIDAEGAWEWLRDLLTTGTCALALGLGERALSMTSEYTGQREQFGFPIATFQAVAVQAADRYIDLRAMEATLWQAAWRLGAPTAAGGTVGGPLPVSGDVAVAKIWASDGVRRVVQTAQHLHGGFGADTDYALHRYHAWAKQLELSLGPAAAHEEALGDLLAAHPLG is encoded by the coding sequence GTGGACTTCACCTTCACCGAGGAACAGCAAGCGGCCGTGGAGGCGGCCAGGGCGGTCTTCTCGGGCGTCGCGCCCGACGGGGTGCCGAGTCCCGCCCTCACCGCGGGTGCCGTGGCCGACGACATCGACCGGGCGCTGTGGGCCAGGCTGGCCGCCGCCGACCTGCTGGGTCTGGTCGTCGGTCCCGAGCACGGCGGCGCCGGCCTGGAGCCCATCGCGCTCTGTCTGGTGCTGCGCGAGTCGGCGAGAGTGCTGGCCCGGGTGCCGCTGCTGGAGACCGGCGCGGTGGCGGCGGCCGTTCAGCGATTCGGCGCCTCCGGGACCGCTTCGCGCCTGCTGCCGCGGGTCGGCCGCGGCGAGGTCGTCCTGACGGCCGGTTCGAGTGGACGCACCGGCCACGACCCGGCCGAGCTCGCCGTCACCGCCCACCGCACGCCCGGCGACGGAGCCTGGCTCCTGGACGGAGTACAGACCGCCGTGCCCTGGGGGCAGTGCGCGGACCTGATCGCCGTGCCCGCACACGCCGAGGACGGCCGCGCCGTGATCGCTCTGGTCCCTCGGAGCCGGGACGGCGTCACACTCGCCGGACAGGTCTCCACCAGCGGGGAACTGCTCGCCGAGGTGCGGCTCGACGGCGTGCGGATCGACGGCGTCGACGTGATCGACGCCGAAGGTGCCTGGGAGTGGCTGCGCGACCTGCTCACCACCGGCACCTGCGCGCTGGCTCTCGGTCTCGGTGAACGCGCGCTGTCCATGACGAGTGAGTACACGGGTCAGCGCGAGCAGTTCGGCTTCCCCATCGCCACCTTCCAGGCCGTGGCCGTACAGGCCGCCGACCGGTACATCGACCTGCGGGCGATGGAGGCGACCCTCTGGCAGGCGGCATGGCGGCTCGGGGCCCCCACCGCGGCAGGCGGCACGGTGGGCGGACCACTGCCCGTCTCCGGTGATGTGGCGGTGGCGAAGATCTGGGCGTCCGACGGTGTCCGCCGGGTCGTCCAGACCGCACAGCATCTGCACGGAGGGTTCGGCGCGGACACGGACTACGCCCTGCACCGGTACCACGCCTGGGCCAAGCAGCTGGAGCTGTCCCTCGGGCCCGCGGCCGCTCACGAGGAGGCCCTGGGAGATCTGCTCGCCGCACACCCGCTCGGCTGA
- a CDS encoding 2Fe-2S iron-sulfur cluster-binding protein: protein MFHPLRVSEVERLTDDSVAVTLTVPAELREAFRHTPGQHIAVRRTGANGEEIRRTYSICSPAAAAGEESVLRVGIRLVDGGEFSTYALKELSAGDTLEVMQPMGRFVLEPRAGHFAAIVGGSGITPVLSIAATLLARQPAARFCLIRSDRTAASTMFLDEVADLKDRYPDRFQLVTVLSREEQQTGLPSGRLDQDRLAALLPALLDVPEVDGWFLCGPYGLVQGAERALRGLGVQRSRIHEEIFHVDDVSAPAPVAAPAHSRLTATLDGRSGSWPVEEGESLLETVLRARSDAPYACKGGVCGTCRAFVVSGEVRMDRNFALEQEETEAGYVLACQSHPMTSDVELDFDR from the coding sequence ATGTTCCATCCGCTCCGGGTCAGCGAGGTCGAGCGGCTCACGGACGATTCCGTGGCCGTCACCCTCACGGTGCCCGCCGAGCTCCGTGAGGCCTTCCGCCACACACCGGGCCAGCACATCGCCGTGCGCCGCACGGGGGCGAACGGCGAGGAGATCCGCCGCACCTACTCGATCTGCTCCCCAGCCGCCGCGGCGGGGGAGGAGTCCGTGCTGCGTGTGGGCATCAGGCTCGTAGACGGCGGCGAGTTCTCCACCTACGCCCTCAAGGAGCTCTCGGCCGGGGACACCCTCGAGGTCATGCAGCCGATGGGCCGCTTCGTCCTGGAGCCGCGTGCCGGGCACTTCGCGGCGATCGTCGGCGGCAGCGGCATCACCCCGGTGCTGTCGATCGCGGCGACACTGCTGGCGCGTCAGCCGGCGGCGAGGTTCTGTCTGATCCGCAGCGACCGTACGGCCGCCTCGACGATGTTCCTGGACGAGGTGGCCGACCTCAAGGACCGCTATCCGGACCGCTTTCAGCTGGTGACGGTGCTTTCCCGGGAGGAGCAGCAGACGGGGCTGCCCTCCGGCCGGCTCGACCAGGACCGGCTGGCGGCTCTGCTGCCGGCGCTGCTCGATGTCCCGGAGGTGGACGGCTGGTTCCTGTGCGGGCCGTACGGGCTGGTGCAGGGCGCCGAGCGGGCACTGCGCGGACTCGGCGTCCAGCGAAGCCGTATCCACGAGGAGATCTTCCACGTCGACGACGTGTCCGCCCCGGCCCCGGTCGCGGCGCCCGCGCACAGCAGGCTGACGGCGACTCTGGACGGCCGCTCGGGTTCCTGGCCCGTGGAGGAGGGCGAGTCGCTGCTGGAGACGGTGCTGCGCGCCCGCTCCGACGCCCCGTACGCCTGCAAGGGCGGGGTGTGCGGGACATGCCGGGCGTTCGTGGTCTCGGGCGAGGTCCGCATGGACCGGAACTTCGCGCTGGAGCAGGAGGAGACGGAAGCCGGCTATGTGCTGGCCTGCCAGTCGCATCCGATGACCTCGGACGTGGAGCTGGACTTCGACCGCTGA
- the paaD gene encoding 1,2-phenylacetyl-CoA epoxidase subunit PaaD, which produces MVTGTDTALEAELRRLAGSVPDPELPVLTLEELGVLRGVHILGPGRVEVELTPTYTGCPAIEAMTADIEQVLHDHGVAEVSVVRVLSPAWSTDDISADGRRKLAEFGIAPPRPTAVDGPVPLTLTVRCPHCGSTDTELLSRFSSTACKALRRCVSCREPFDHFKEL; this is translated from the coding sequence ATGGTGACCGGGACCGACACCGCTCTGGAGGCGGAGCTGCGCCGGCTGGCCGGCTCCGTGCCCGACCCCGAGCTGCCGGTGCTGACCCTGGAGGAGCTCGGCGTCCTCCGCGGGGTGCACATCCTCGGCCCGGGCCGGGTCGAGGTCGAGCTGACCCCCACCTACACCGGCTGCCCGGCCATCGAGGCGATGACCGCCGACATCGAGCAGGTGCTGCACGACCACGGCGTGGCCGAGGTGTCGGTCGTCAGGGTCCTCTCCCCCGCCTGGTCGACGGACGACATCAGCGCGGACGGCAGGCGCAAGCTGGCGGAGTTCGGCATAGCGCCGCCGCGGCCGACTGCGGTGGACGGGCCGGTGCCGCTCACGCTGACGGTGCGCTGCCCGCACTGCGGTTCCACGGACACGGAGCTGCTGAGCCGCTTCTCCTCCACCGCGTGCAAGGCGCTGCGCCGCTGTGTCAGCTGCCGCGAACCGTTCGACCACTTCAAGGAGTTGTAG
- the paaC gene encoding 1,2-phenylacetyl-CoA epoxidase subunit PaaC, whose translation MTAALALGDDALVLSHRLGEWAGHAPVLEEEVALANIALDLLGQARTLLSLVGDEDELAYLREERAFRNLQLVEQPNGDFAHTIARQLYFSTYQRLLYGQLAAGDSEFAGLAAKAVKEVAYHQDHAEQWTLRLGDGTAESHERMQRGCDALWRFTGEMFQPVEGLDVDREALRSAWLESVTTVLKRATLSVPDTADTGAWSAGAGRQGLHTEPFGRMLAEMQHLHRSHPGASW comes from the coding sequence GTGACCGCCGCACTCGCCCTGGGCGACGACGCGCTGGTGCTCTCGCACCGGCTGGGGGAGTGGGCCGGGCACGCCCCGGTCCTCGAGGAGGAGGTCGCCCTCGCCAACATCGCGCTGGACCTGCTCGGGCAGGCCCGGACGCTGCTCTCCCTCGTCGGTGACGAGGACGAACTGGCGTATCTGCGCGAGGAGCGCGCCTTCCGGAACCTCCAGCTGGTGGAGCAGCCGAACGGCGACTTCGCCCACACCATCGCCCGCCAGCTCTACTTCTCCACCTACCAGCGGCTGCTGTACGGGCAACTGGCGGCGGGGGACAGCGAGTTCGCGGGGCTCGCCGCCAAGGCCGTCAAGGAGGTCGCGTACCACCAGGACCACGCGGAGCAGTGGACGCTGCGCCTGGGCGACGGCACCGCCGAGAGCCATGAGCGGATGCAGCGCGGCTGCGACGCCCTGTGGCGGTTCACGGGCGAGATGTTCCAGCCCGTGGAGGGTCTGGACGTGGACCGGGAGGCGCTGCGGTCCGCCTGGCTGGAGTCGGTCACGACCGTGCTCAAGCGGGCCACCCTGAGCGTGCCGGACACCGCCGACACGGGTGCCTGGTCCGCCGGTGCCGGCCGCCAGGGACTGCACACGGAGCCGTTCGGGCGGATGCTGGCCGAGATGCAGCATCTGCACCGGAGCCACCCGGGGGCGTCATGGTGA
- the paaB gene encoding 1,2-phenylacetyl-CoA epoxidase subunit PaaB, with protein sequence MSSSKDWPLWEVFVRSRRGLSHTHAGSLHAPDAEMALRNARDLYTRRNEGVSIWVVPSTAVTASSPDEKDPFFEPSADKPYRHPTFYEIPDGVKHL encoded by the coding sequence ATGAGCAGCTCGAAGGACTGGCCGCTGTGGGAGGTCTTCGTGCGCTCGCGCCGCGGGCTGTCCCACACCCACGCCGGCAGCCTGCACGCACCCGACGCCGAGATGGCCCTGCGCAACGCCCGTGACCTCTACACCCGGCGCAACGAAGGCGTGTCGATCTGGGTGGTCCCCTCCACGGCGGTCACCGCCTCCTCGCCCGACGAGAAGGACCCCTTCTTCGAGCCCTCGGCGGACAAGCCCTACCGCCACCCGACCTTCTACGAGATCCCGGACGGGGTGAAGCACCTGTGA
- the paaA gene encoding 1,2-phenylacetyl-CoA epoxidase subunit PaaA, with product MTAVTAGTAASTHQARFDAAVAADERIEPRDWMPDDYRATLIRQMAQHAHSEIIGMQPEANWITRAPSLRRKAILMAKVQDEAGHGLYLYSATETLGASRDELLDKLHSGRQKYSSIFNYPTLTWADVGAIGWLVDGAAITNQVPLCRCSYGPYARAMVRVCKEESFHQRQGYELLLALSQGTQAQHEMAQDAVDRWWWPSLMMFGPPDDASAHSAQSMAWKIKRHSNDELRQRFVDICVPQAEALGLTLPDPDLRWNEERGHHDFGAIDWDEFRQVLKGNGPCNEQRITQRRRAHEEGAWVREAAAAYAEKNASGRSGASHGSASDGPGTESGEAQVEATA from the coding sequence ATGACGGCAGTGACAGCAGGGACTGCGGCTTCGACGCACCAGGCGCGGTTCGACGCTGCAGTGGCCGCCGACGAGCGCATCGAGCCGCGCGACTGGATGCCCGACGACTACCGCGCGACGCTGATCCGCCAGATGGCACAGCACGCGCACTCCGAGATCATCGGCATGCAGCCAGAGGCGAACTGGATCACGCGCGCGCCCTCCCTGCGCCGCAAGGCCATCCTCATGGCCAAGGTCCAGGACGAGGCCGGCCACGGCCTGTATCTGTACAGCGCGACGGAGACGCTCGGAGCGAGCCGGGACGAGCTGCTCGACAAGCTCCACTCGGGCCGCCAGAAGTACTCGTCGATCTTCAACTACCCGACGCTCACCTGGGCCGACGTCGGCGCGATCGGCTGGCTGGTCGACGGCGCAGCCATCACCAACCAGGTCCCGCTGTGCCGCTGCTCCTACGGTCCGTACGCCCGCGCGATGGTCAGGGTCTGCAAGGAGGAGTCCTTCCACCAGCGCCAGGGATACGAGCTGCTGCTCGCCCTCTCCCAGGGCACGCAGGCGCAGCACGAGATGGCCCAGGACGCGGTGGACCGCTGGTGGTGGCCGTCACTGATGATGTTCGGCCCCCCGGACGACGCGTCGGCCCACTCCGCGCAGTCCATGGCCTGGAAGATCAAGCGGCATTCGAACGACGAGCTGCGTCAGCGGTTCGTCGACATCTGCGTCCCGCAGGCGGAGGCCCTGGGCCTGACCCTGCCGGACCCGGACCTGCGCTGGAACGAGGAGCGCGGTCACCACGACTTCGGCGCCATCGACTGGGACGAGTTCCGGCAGGTCCTCAAGGGCAACGGACCGTGCAACGAACAGCGGATCACCCAGCGCCGCAGGGCCCACGAGGAAGGCGCCTGGGTGCGCGAGGCAGCCGCGGCGTACGCCGAGAAGAACGCCTCCGGCCGCTCCGGGGCGTCGCACGGATCAGCGTCGGACGGGCCGGGCACGGAGTCCGGCGAAGCACAGGTGGAGGCGACGGCATGA
- a CDS encoding DUF5819 family protein produces MDSYDGDGAARAEAAPSAVPGGIRDSGSSGGPGGPDGHEPTAGAEATGEPDGAGRAGRPDDPDDPVGLGGTGEAPLRQGPAGGIAALSLPYQVVAAVALGLVAVFAAVHLAVVFLHVAPSNTLTKQHGKRVDGWVYPEFEQNWKLFAPNPLQQNIAVQVRAEIAGRDGGRRTSDWVDLSAGDGEAIRGNLLPSHVHQNELRRAWDFYSNSHTDDNKPNGLRGQLSERYVRRIVMTRLEQHDLGGRVERIQLRSATRSVKAPLWSREKIDTRPYYRVLPWWTVTSADLPLDVRNGAGDEEAGR; encoded by the coding sequence ATGGACTCGTACGACGGCGACGGCGCCGCGCGCGCCGAGGCGGCTCCCTCCGCCGTGCCGGGCGGGATACGCGATTCGGGCAGCTCAGGCGGCCCCGGCGGTCCGGACGGGCACGAGCCGACGGCGGGGGCGGAGGCGACCGGTGAGCCCGATGGGGCCGGCCGCGCGGGCCGTCCGGACGACCCGGACGACCCGGTCGGCCTGGGCGGAACGGGCGAGGCGCCGCTCCGGCAGGGCCCGGCCGGCGGGATCGCCGCACTCTCCCTCCCGTACCAGGTCGTGGCCGCCGTCGCCCTCGGACTCGTCGCCGTCTTCGCGGCCGTTCACCTCGCCGTGGTGTTCCTCCACGTCGCTCCGTCGAACACGCTGACCAAGCAGCACGGCAAGCGGGTCGACGGGTGGGTGTACCCCGAGTTCGAGCAGAACTGGAAGCTCTTCGCGCCCAACCCGCTCCAGCAGAACATCGCGGTCCAGGTGCGTGCCGAGATCGCCGGGCGCGACGGCGGCCGCCGGACGAGCGACTGGGTCGACCTCTCGGCCGGGGACGGTGAGGCGATCCGGGGCAACCTCCTCCCCAGCCACGTGCACCAGAACGAACTCCGACGGGCCTGGGACTTCTACTCCAACTCGCACACCGACGACAACAAGCCCAACGGCCTGCGCGGCCAGCTCTCCGAGCGCTACGTCCGCCGCATCGTCATGACGCGCCTGGAGCAGCACGACCTGGGCGGACGCGTCGAGCGCATCCAGCTCCGCTCCGCCACCCGCTCCGTCAAGGCGCCGCTGTGGAGCCGCGAGAAGATCGACACCCGCCCGTACTACCGGGTGCTCCCCTGGTGGACGGTGACCTCCGCCGATCTGCCCCTCGACGTGCGCAACGGCGCGGGCGACGAGGAGGCGGGCCGGTGA